A window from Salinigranum halophilum encodes these proteins:
- a CDS encoding gamma carbonic anhydrase family protein, producing the protein MTDSRRYEFEGTTPTIADSASVARDATLVGDVRVGPDSSIWPGVVLRGDIGPVIVGGESHVGDNAVLHAARLGDRVMVGHGAVLNETTVGDGSMIGFNSTVSDTHIGEGSIVAVGTVIPEGLDIPAESFARGAPATVTPLSETTFDVEEAFEAYSSGDYSDLASRHTDLFD; encoded by the coding sequence ATGACAGACAGTCGACGATACGAGTTCGAGGGGACGACGCCGACCATCGCCGACTCGGCGAGCGTGGCACGAGACGCGACGCTCGTCGGCGACGTCCGGGTCGGTCCCGATTCGAGTATCTGGCCCGGCGTCGTCCTCCGCGGCGACATCGGCCCGGTCATCGTCGGTGGGGAGTCGCACGTCGGCGACAACGCCGTGCTCCACGCGGCTCGCCTCGGCGACCGGGTGATGGTCGGTCACGGTGCCGTGTTGAACGAGACGACGGTGGGCGACGGGTCGATGATCGGGTTCAACTCCACCGTCTCGGACACCCACATCGGCGAGGGGAGTATCGTCGCCGTGGGCACCGTCATCCCCGAGGGCCTCGACATCCCGGCCGAGTCGTTCGCACGGGGGGCACCGGCGACGGTGACGCCACTCTCGGAGACGACGTTCGACGTCGAGGAAGCGTTCGAGGCCTACTCTTCAGGAGACTACTCGGATCTGGCGAGTCGACACACCGACCTGTTCGACTGA
- a CDS encoding RNA-binding domain-containing protein, with the protein MTDVYSIDARVVAPVRDTEVSDRVADAVANLFPNADLEHEAGQVVAETHSLERFSERLHEQEILDSARREFFRRADDEGFSFALKKQAAFKGVVNFSVGNPDELGDIEVQVRVRSPSVEAYIDAIAPPTEGGKPVRPDE; encoded by the coding sequence ATGACCGACGTGTACAGCATCGACGCGCGCGTCGTCGCCCCGGTCCGTGACACCGAGGTGTCTGACCGGGTCGCCGACGCCGTGGCGAACCTCTTCCCGAACGCCGACCTCGAACACGAGGCCGGGCAGGTCGTCGCCGAGACGCACTCGCTGGAGCGCTTCTCCGAGCGCCTCCACGAGCAGGAGATACTCGACTCGGCGCGGCGGGAGTTCTTCCGTCGCGCCGACGACGAGGGCTTCTCCTTCGCGCTGAAGAAACAGGCGGCGTTCAAGGGGGTCGTCAACTTCTCCGTTGGGAACCCCGACGAACTCGGTGACATCGAAGTGCAGGTGCGGGTTCGCTCACCCTCCGTCGAGGCGTACATCGACGCCATCGCGCCGCCGACGGAGGGCGGGAAGCCGGTTCGTCCGGACGAGTAA
- a CDS encoding AAA family ATPase yields MRVIGTVGLPGSGKGEAAAVAERADIPVVTMGDVVRAETEARGLPPEEHGTVARALREEDGPAAIARRSLPMVKEYLNESEMVVVDGLRSGVEVDAFEEAFGDDFTLVSVEAPFEVRAARLAERGRDLTDEDRDALLEREQRELEFGMDEAMSRADVVINNTDSLEAFRTRVRRVLDIPAPEEEHR; encoded by the coding sequence ATGAGAGTCATCGGGACCGTCGGACTCCCCGGGAGCGGCAAGGGCGAGGCCGCGGCCGTGGCGGAGCGGGCGGATATCCCCGTTGTGACCATGGGCGACGTCGTCAGAGCCGAGACAGAAGCGCGCGGACTGCCACCCGAAGAACACGGGACGGTCGCCCGCGCGCTCCGCGAAGAGGACGGCCCCGCGGCCATCGCCAGGCGGTCGCTCCCGATGGTCAAGGAGTACCTGAACGAGAGCGAGATGGTCGTCGTCGACGGTCTCCGGTCGGGCGTCGAAGTCGACGCCTTCGAGGAGGCGTTCGGCGACGACTTCACGCTCGTGAGCGTCGAAGCGCCGTTCGAGGTTCGCGCCGCCCGCCTGGCCGAACGGGGCCGAGACCTGACCGACGAGGACCGCGACGCGCTGCTCGAACGCGAACAGCGCGAACTCGAGTTCGGTATGGACGAGGCGATGAGCCGTGCGGACGTCGTCATCAACAACACCGACTCGCTGGAGGCCTTTCGGACCCGTGTCCGCCGCGTCCTCGACATCCCCGCACCGGAGGAGGAACACCGATGA
- a CDS encoding YccF domain-containing protein — MPQRSLLVRALWFVFVGWWATPAVVNIAWLLNATIVLLPLGIKLINLVPTVLTLREPRSVMDPDAPGQGQRSLAVRAVYFVVVGWWLSWLWANVAAFLAVTIIGLPVALWMFNRLPYVTSLYRFDG; from the coding sequence ATGCCTCAACGGTCGCTCCTCGTCCGCGCCCTCTGGTTCGTCTTCGTCGGCTGGTGGGCGACGCCCGCCGTCGTCAACATCGCGTGGCTGCTCAACGCCACCATCGTTCTCCTTCCGCTCGGTATCAAACTCATCAACCTCGTTCCCACCGTGCTCACCCTCCGCGAACCGCGGTCGGTCATGGACCCCGACGCGCCGGGGCAGGGGCAGCGCTCGCTCGCAGTCCGGGCGGTGTACTTCGTCGTCGTCGGCTGGTGGCTCTCGTGGCTCTGGGCCAACGTCGCCGCGTTCCTGGCGGTGACGATTATCGGGCTGCCGGTGGCGCTCTGGATGTTCAACCGACTGCCGTACGTGACGTCGCTGTACCGGTTCGACGGGTGA
- a CDS encoding group I intron-associated PD-(D/E)XK endonuclease, with product MDSVFDPKSKGERIEAVILAELVHRGLTVLTPFGENHRYDFVIETSQGFNRLQCKSARDEGEVIRFSTRSTRPRANGYDTADYDRDIDYFITTVGLGSDVYLVPIEDASKNEMVLRKEPPANNQSKGINWADEYRLDAHIDRLRGHVAQPG from the coding sequence ATGGACTCTGTATTTGATCCTAAATCGAAAGGAGAACGCATTGAGGCTGTTATACTTGCAGAACTCGTCCACAGAGGACTAACTGTACTGACTCCATTTGGCGAAAACCACCGATACGATTTCGTAATCGAAACAAGCCAAGGCTTCAATAGGCTCCAGTGCAAGTCCGCTCGCGACGAAGGAGAAGTTATCCGATTTAGCACTAGAAGCACTCGGCCAAGAGCTAACGGATACGATACTGCTGATTACGACCGAGACATCGATTATTTTATCACGACTGTTGGACTTGGGTCGGATGTGTATCTCGTTCCTATCGAGGACGCCTCGAAGAACGAGATGGTGCTTCGCAAAGAGCCACCAGCAAACAACCAGTCAAAGGGTATAAACTGGGCTGATGAATATCGGCTGGATGCGCACATTGACCGGCTTCGAGGGCACGTAGCTCAGCCTGGATAG
- a CDS encoding PAS domain S-box protein produces the protein MNDPDRDSVVLFVGDDARTVRAGRAVERALPGVSVSTREANAVALSAVEDDAVVCVVAPWTDTDEASDSGDSFLAALRARRPSVPVVLFTDADLAAVSEAVAAYDVADVRPRTSDALADELLARSVDALVDGNRGVEARNRATERVPLDDGNTLHSRWYQRLVEQNIVGIYVIEDRAFSYVSPRLADVFRTTPAAMEGRPVMSFVAPEDRSRVRRYLEVREQGHRERAHYVFSGLCADGTRIEVETSGSGVRVDGGVAIAGVLLDVTERERREREVRHLSRAVEHAAPAIYVTDVTGTITYANPSFERITGHSVTEVIGEKPILLNSGRMSDAYYDEMYRTINGGEVWREAIVDRRANGELYHARQTIAPIYDEDRVDGFVAIQEDVTDERIQQQVLQVLHRVLRHNLRNELNVIAGHADELCRRLSERGDDRGVASAEAIQRATTELHDLSERATDAEFTLEPAEADRWVVDLRELLDQQWTRVVDDGVHGLDIDGPDTAPVAADATLAVALRELLDAAVGSADDRAGPTVTIRNTEDEVELRFRLEETVTNEWTPVRTGRETPLEHASGLNTWLVEWVVTRLGGDVQLADGDGASMLTVRLPAADG, from the coding sequence GTGAACGACCCGGACCGCGACTCGGTCGTCCTGTTCGTGGGTGACGACGCGCGGACGGTGCGAGCGGGACGTGCCGTCGAGCGGGCGCTGCCGGGCGTCTCCGTCTCGACCAGGGAGGCGAATGCGGTGGCGCTCTCGGCGGTCGAAGACGATGCGGTCGTCTGCGTCGTCGCCCCGTGGACGGACACGGACGAGGCGAGCGACTCGGGCGACTCGTTTCTCGCGGCGCTCAGAGCGCGGCGGCCGTCGGTTCCTGTCGTGCTGTTCACCGACGCCGACCTCGCGGCGGTCAGCGAGGCCGTCGCGGCGTACGACGTGGCCGACGTTCGGCCCCGGACGTCGGACGCCCTCGCGGACGAACTACTCGCACGGAGCGTCGACGCGCTCGTCGACGGGAACCGCGGCGTCGAAGCGAGAAACAGAGCCACCGAGCGAGTCCCGCTCGACGACGGGAACACACTCCACAGCCGCTGGTACCAGCGACTCGTCGAACAGAACATCGTCGGGATATACGTCATCGAGGACCGGGCGTTCAGCTACGTCAGCCCCCGGCTGGCCGACGTCTTCCGGACGACGCCGGCGGCCATGGAAGGGCGGCCCGTCATGTCGTTCGTCGCGCCCGAGGACCGCAGCAGGGTCCGTCGGTACCTCGAGGTCCGAGAACAGGGACATCGAGAGCGGGCACACTACGTCTTCAGCGGGTTGTGCGCCGATGGGACGCGAATCGAGGTCGAAACCAGCGGGAGCGGCGTCAGGGTCGACGGCGGTGTGGCCATCGCCGGCGTCCTCCTCGACGTGACCGAGCGAGAGCGTCGCGAGCGAGAGGTCAGACACCTCTCACGGGCCGTCGAACACGCTGCCCCGGCGATCTACGTCACCGACGTCACGGGAACCATCACCTACGCCAACCCGTCGTTCGAGCGGATTACCGGACACTCCGTCACGGAGGTGATCGGAGAGAAACCCATCCTCCTCAACTCGGGGCGGATGTCCGACGCCTACTACGACGAGATGTACCGAACCATCAACGGGGGCGAGGTGTGGCGGGAGGCCATCGTCGACCGCCGAGCGAACGGCGAACTCTACCACGCCAGACAGACCATCGCGCCCATCTACGACGAGGACCGTGTCGATGGGTTCGTCGCCATCCAGGAGGACGTGACCGACGAGCGGATTCAACAGCAGGTACTGCAAGTACTCCACCGCGTCCTCCGGCACAACCTTCGGAACGAGCTGAACGTCATCGCGGGCCACGCGGACGAACTGTGCAGGCGACTGTCCGAACGAGGCGACGACAGAGGCGTGGCTTCGGCCGAAGCGATCCAGCGAGCGACGACGGAACTCCACGACCTCAGCGAGCGAGCGACGGACGCGGAGTTCACGCTCGAACCCGCCGAAGCCGACCGGTGGGTCGTCGACCTCCGAGAACTCCTCGACCAGCAGTGGACGCGGGTCGTCGACGATGGGGTGCACGGGCTCGACATCGACGGCCCCGACACCGCCCCGGTCGCCGCCGACGCGACGCTCGCCGTCGCCCTCCGAGAACTCCTCGATGCGGCGGTCGGCTCCGCGGACGACCGGGCGGGCCCGACGGTGACGATTCGGAACACGGAGGACGAGGTCGAACTGCGGTTCCGTCTCGAGGAGACGGTGACGAACGAGTGGACCCCGGTCAGAACGGGGCGCGAGACGCCGCTGGAACACGCTTCGGGACTCAACACGTGGCTCGTCGAGTGGGTGGTCACTCGCCTCGGGGGTGACGTCCAGTTGGCCGACGGGGACGGGGCGTCGATGCTCACGGTGCGACTCCCGGCGGCGGACGGGTAG
- the thsA gene encoding thermosome subunit alpha produces MIILGEDSQRTQGKDAQSMNITAGKAVAESVRTTLGPKGMDKMLVDSSGGVVVTNDGVTILKEMDIDHPAANMIVEVSETQEDEVGDGTTTAVVIAGELLDQAEELIEQDVHATTIAQGFRQAAEKAKEVLEDNAIDVSADDRETLIKIASTAMTGKGAESAKDLLAELVVDAVLAVQDEDSIDTDNVSVEKVVGGSIDNSELIEGVVVDKERVDENMPYMVEDANVAVIDGALEVRETEIDAEVNVTDPDQLQQFLDREEEELKQMVDKLVDAGVDAVFVGDGIDDMAQHYLAKAGIIAARRVKSSDLKRIARSTGGKVVGSVDDLDEDDIGFAGSIAQKDIGGDERLFVEDVEDAKSVTLVLRGGTEHVVDEVERAIEDSLGVVRTTLEDGKVLPGGGAPETELSLQLRDFAGSVGGREQLAIEAFADALDIVPRTLAENAGLDPIDSLVDLRSKHDAGQFSAGLDAYTGEVIDMEAEGVVEPLRVKTQAIESATEAAVMILRIDDVIAAGDLKGGSTDDDGDDEMPPGGGGMGGMGGMGGMGGMGGAM; encoded by the coding sequence ATGATCATTCTCGGCGAAGACTCCCAGCGCACACAGGGGAAAGATGCGCAGTCGATGAACATCACGGCCGGCAAGGCCGTGGCCGAGTCCGTACGCACGACGCTCGGCCCGAAAGGGATGGACAAGATGCTCGTCGACTCCTCGGGTGGAGTCGTCGTCACGAACGACGGCGTCACCATCCTCAAGGAGATGGACATCGACCACCCCGCGGCCAACATGATCGTCGAGGTCTCCGAGACCCAGGAAGACGAGGTCGGCGACGGCACCACGACGGCCGTCGTCATCGCCGGTGAACTCCTCGACCAGGCCGAGGAACTCATCGAGCAGGACGTCCACGCCACCACCATCGCGCAGGGCTTCCGACAGGCCGCCGAGAAGGCCAAGGAAGTGCTGGAGGACAACGCAATCGATGTCTCCGCGGACGACCGCGAGACGCTCATCAAGATCGCCTCGACGGCGATGACGGGCAAGGGCGCGGAGTCCGCGAAGGACCTCCTCGCCGAACTCGTCGTCGACGCGGTCCTCGCAGTCCAGGACGAGGACAGCATCGACACGGACAACGTCAGCGTCGAGAAGGTCGTCGGTGGCTCCATCGACAACTCCGAGCTCATCGAGGGCGTCGTCGTCGACAAGGAGCGCGTCGACGAGAACATGCCCTACATGGTCGAGGACGCCAACGTGGCGGTCATCGACGGGGCGCTCGAGGTGCGCGAGACGGAGATCGACGCCGAGGTCAACGTCACGGACCCCGACCAGCTTCAGCAGTTCCTCGACCGCGAGGAAGAAGAGCTGAAGCAGATGGTCGACAAGCTCGTCGACGCCGGCGTCGACGCCGTCTTCGTCGGTGACGGCATCGACGACATGGCCCAGCACTACCTCGCGAAGGCCGGCATCATCGCCGCCCGTCGCGTGAAGTCCTCGGACCTCAAGCGCATCGCCCGCTCGACGGGCGGCAAGGTCGTCGGCAGCGTCGACGACCTCGACGAGGACGACATCGGCTTCGCCGGCTCCATCGCCCAGAAGGACATCGGCGGCGACGAGCGCCTCTTCGTCGAGGACGTCGAGGACGCCAAGTCCGTGACGCTCGTCCTCCGCGGTGGGACCGAGCACGTCGTCGACGAGGTCGAGCGCGCCATCGAGGACTCCCTCGGTGTCGTCCGCACGACCCTCGAGGACGGGAAGGTCCTGCCCGGTGGCGGTGCCCCCGAGACCGAGCTCTCGCTGCAGCTGCGCGACTTCGCTGGCTCCGTCGGCGGCCGCGAGCAGCTCGCCATCGAGGCGTTCGCCGACGCGCTCGACATCGTCCCGCGCACGCTCGCCGAGAACGCCGGGCTCGACCCCATCGACTCGCTCGTCGACCTGCGCTCGAAGCACGACGCCGGCCAGTTCTCCGCTGGTCTCGACGCCTACACGGGCGAGGTCATCGACATGGAGGCCGAGGGCGTCGTCGAGCCGCTCCGCGTCAAGACGCAGGCCATCGAGTCGGCCACCGAGGCGGCCGTCATGATCCTCCGCATCGACGACGTCATCGCCGCGGGCGACCTCAAGGGTGGCTCCACCGACGACGACGGCGACGACGAGATGCCGCCGGGCGGCGGTGGCATGGGCGGCATGGGCGGCATGGGCGGCATGGGCGGTATGGGCGGCGCGATGTAA
- a CDS encoding KH domain-containing protein: protein MQHVKVPQDRIGVLIGEGGETMREIERRAEVRLDIDSESGSVAVDSVGDPVSGMVAPDIVRAVGRGFKPDAALSLLDDDLRMFELIDLAEYTRNKNDLQRQKGRLIGENGRTRELMEELTGAEVVIYGSTLGIIGQPEEVEAVRRATKMILDGAPHGAVYSFLERKHNELTRGFDVKS from the coding sequence ATGCAGCACGTGAAGGTGCCGCAGGACCGCATCGGTGTCCTCATCGGTGAAGGAGGCGAGACCATGCGCGAGATCGAACGTCGCGCGGAGGTCCGTCTCGACATCGACTCCGAGAGCGGCAGCGTCGCCGTCGACTCCGTCGGCGACCCCGTCTCCGGGATGGTGGCACCCGACATCGTCCGCGCCGTCGGGAGAGGGTTCAAGCCCGACGCCGCGCTGTCGCTTCTCGACGACGACCTGCGCATGTTCGAACTCATCGACCTCGCAGAGTACACCAGAAACAAGAACGACCTCCAGCGCCAGAAGGGCCGGCTCATCGGCGAGAACGGGCGGACGAGGGAGCTGATGGAGGAACTCACCGGCGCGGAGGTCGTCATCTACGGCTCCACACTGGGTATCATCGGCCAACCCGAAGAGGTCGAGGCCGTTCGCCGGGCGACGAAGATGATCCTCGACGGGGCTCCCCACGGGGCCGTCTACTCTTTCCTCGAACGGAAGCACAACGAACTCACCCGCGGGTTCGACGTCAAGTCGTAA
- a CDS encoding ester cyclase has product MTEESRRRVAVACQGGGSHTAFTAGVLDRLLTEPDAAEIVGLTGTSGGGICAFLAWYGLVSEASEEAGRERARALLAQVWDDIAATDPMVAATNRVGVWWAHARDGGLPLPVVSPDDSAVSVWTSWYLRRALERAVPPEELARVVATLPETAPTLHLGAVDVERGTFRTFTEREVTIDAVLASAAVPTLFSAVSVEGESEERRYWDGLFSQNPPVRDLLAGVSTERKPEEIWLVRINPQRREGVPTTLTSIADRRNELGGNLSVNQELAFIRRVNEWVAEGALSAPYQQVAVRCIGLDEDRLADAPLTAASKLDCRPAFLDGLRREGGRAATAFLDAERNRRLVRGTVEALWNTESPAAGVYLADDFELHATEAGTGRGPAAYEAYVERVKSALDGLELDVETDLAEGDRVALVWVARGRHTGRLFGREPSDEDVTIRGVEIARVVERDGDPVVAESWLTVDDGGLRSVADTTDGPATPAATATPVVSDMDSAAEAREVAVRHAEQLWGDDRRTAAVARELVAPDHVFRRTGDDVEGRDEYVAFVQSYRDAFPDLRVSVRDVVAEGDRVVVRAVMTGCHRAPFEGIEPSGRRVEARWTFVHELAAGRIVATGMGDDRRWLRDQLSARPLSAPDRTVDVDR; this is encoded by the coding sequence ATGACCGAGGAGAGTCGGCGGCGTGTCGCCGTCGCCTGTCAGGGTGGAGGAAGTCACACCGCGTTCACCGCGGGGGTCCTCGACCGCCTGCTAACCGAACCGGACGCCGCCGAAATCGTGGGGCTGACGGGGACGTCCGGCGGTGGAATCTGTGCGTTCCTCGCGTGGTACGGGCTGGTGAGCGAGGCGAGCGAGGAAGCGGGTCGCGAACGGGCACGGGCCCTCCTCGCACAGGTGTGGGACGACATCGCGGCGACGGACCCGATGGTGGCGGCGACGAACCGGGTCGGTGTGTGGTGGGCACACGCCCGGGACGGCGGCCTGCCGCTGCCGGTGGTGAGCCCCGACGACTCGGCAGTATCCGTGTGGACGTCGTGGTACCTCCGGCGGGCGCTCGAGCGGGCGGTGCCGCCCGAGGAACTGGCACGGGTCGTCGCGACGCTGCCCGAGACGGCACCGACGCTCCACCTCGGTGCCGTCGACGTCGAGCGAGGGACGTTCCGGACGTTCACCGAGCGGGAGGTCACCATCGATGCGGTGCTCGCGTCGGCGGCCGTCCCGACACTGTTCAGCGCCGTCAGCGTCGAAGGCGAGAGTGAAGAGCGACGGTACTGGGACGGCCTGTTCTCACAGAACCCACCCGTTCGCGACCTCCTGGCGGGGGTGTCGACGGAGCGGAAGCCCGAGGAAATCTGGCTGGTACGGATCAATCCACAGCGCCGCGAGGGGGTCCCGACCACGCTGACGTCCATCGCCGACCGGCGAAACGAACTGGGTGGGAACCTCTCCGTCAACCAGGAGTTGGCGTTCATCAGGCGGGTCAACGAGTGGGTCGCGGAGGGCGCGCTCTCGGCGCCCTACCAGCAGGTCGCTGTCCGGTGCATCGGCCTCGACGAGGACCGACTCGCGGACGCGCCGTTGACGGCAGCCTCGAAGCTCGACTGCCGACCGGCGTTCCTCGACGGGTTGCGCCGCGAGGGGGGGCGCGCAGCCACCGCCTTCCTCGACGCCGAGCGGAACCGGCGGCTCGTCCGCGGCACCGTCGAGGCGCTGTGGAACACCGAGAGTCCCGCCGCGGGAGTCTACCTCGCCGACGACTTCGAGCTCCACGCCACCGAAGCCGGGACCGGCCGGGGGCCGGCGGCGTACGAGGCGTACGTCGAACGAGTCAAGAGCGCACTCGATGGGCTCGAACTCGACGTCGAGACGGACCTGGCCGAAGGCGACCGGGTGGCACTGGTGTGGGTCGCACGTGGCCGTCACACGGGGCGGCTCTTCGGACGAGAGCCCTCGGACGAGGACGTCACGATTCGTGGCGTCGAAATCGCCCGCGTCGTCGAGCGTGACGGCGACCCGGTCGTCGCCGAGTCGTGGCTCACGGTGGACGACGGCGGGCTGCGGTCGGTGGCCGACACGACCGACGGTCCCGCGACGCCGGCGGCGACAGCGACACCCGTCGTCTCCGACATGGACAGTGCGGCGGAGGCGCGGGAGGTTGCTGTCCGCCACGCCGAACAGCTCTGGGGCGACGACCGCCGGACCGCCGCCGTCGCGCGCGAACTCGTCGCTCCCGACCACGTCTTCCGTCGGACTGGCGACGACGTCGAGGGACGCGACGAGTACGTCGCGTTCGTCCAGTCCTACCGGGACGCGTTCCCCGACCTCCGCGTCAGCGTCCGGGACGTGGTGGCAGAAGGCGACCGTGTCGTCGTCCGCGCGGTCATGACGGGCTGTCACCGCGCGCCGTTCGAGGGCATCGAACCGAGCGGCCGGCGGGTCGAGGCTCGCTGGACGTTCGTCCACGAGCTCGCCGCGGGCCGCATCGTCGCGACGGGAATGGGGGATGACCGTCGGTGGCTCCGCGACCAGCTGTCGGCTCGGCCCCTGTCCGCGCCCGACCGGACGGTCGACGTCGACAGGTGA
- the rio1 gene encoding serine/threonine-protein kinase Rio1, whose translation MTEEFGLIAPEEGEGEGFGDEWEEIDVSDTDADRIARKRDREFDEFRKRLKDADQFKVEQSVFDDATFAAIYKLVQDGHIDAFGGPISTGKEANVYEALGEDGDIAVKIYRINASDFQHMRDYLDGDPRFEGIGNDKSKIVLAWTRKEFANLERARKAGVRVPKPIAVERNVLVMELVGLVEDRARRLAEVNVENPETAYEVVSEYMRRLHTAGLVHGDLSEYNLIIHDGELVVIDLGQAVTVHHRNADEFLRRDCRNVANFFTRQGLETSPDDLYDYVTGERS comes from the coding sequence ATGACAGAGGAGTTCGGCCTGATCGCACCCGAGGAGGGCGAGGGGGAGGGGTTCGGCGACGAGTGGGAGGAGATCGACGTCTCCGACACCGACGCCGACCGCATCGCCCGCAAACGGGACCGCGAGTTCGACGAGTTTCGCAAGCGGCTGAAGGACGCCGACCAGTTCAAGGTCGAGCAGTCGGTGTTCGACGACGCCACCTTCGCCGCCATCTACAAACTCGTCCAGGACGGCCACATCGATGCCTTCGGCGGGCCCATCTCCACCGGCAAGGAAGCGAACGTCTACGAGGCGCTCGGCGAAGACGGCGATATCGCGGTCAAGATCTACCGCATCAACGCCTCGGACTTTCAGCACATGCGCGACTACCTCGACGGCGACCCACGCTTCGAGGGCATCGGGAACGACAAGTCGAAGATCGTCCTCGCGTGGACGCGCAAGGAGTTCGCGAACCTCGAACGCGCCCGGAAGGCCGGCGTCCGCGTGCCGAAACCCATCGCCGTCGAGCGGAACGTCCTCGTCATGGAACTCGTGGGGCTGGTCGAAGACCGTGCGCGACGGCTCGCCGAGGTCAACGTCGAGAACCCCGAGACGGCGTACGAGGTGGTGAGCGAGTACATGCGACGGCTCCACACCGCGGGGCTCGTCCACGGCGACCTCTCGGAGTACAACCTCATCATCCACGACGGCGAACTCGTCGTCATCGACCTCGGCCAGGCCGTGACGGTCCACCACCGCAACGCCGACGAGTTCCTCAGACGCGACTGCCGAAACGTGGCGAACTTCTTCACGCGGCAGGGGCTCGAGACGAGCCCCGACGACCTGTACGACTACGTGACGGGCGAGCGGTCGTGA